In Astatotilapia calliptera chromosome 23, fAstCal1.2, whole genome shotgun sequence, a genomic segment contains:
- the LOC113016901 gene encoding carboxypeptidase O-like, whose amino-acid sequence MLISVRLSFVVLLSAVGTATKERVQYDHYKYHPLTEITSWMEQMVKDHPDVVTVVKYGKTYESRDISLLKIGLNTGKEKKAIWMDCGIHAREWIAPAFCQYFVREILQTYKTDAKMEQMMKNVDFYVTPVLNIDGYIYTWENKTTRLWRKNRSPGPEDCSCYGTDLNRNFDANWGTIGVSFNCCSKFYPGSKAMSELETRAVTDFVRSRKDSFLCFLNIHSYGQMLLIPYGHPNYTAPNYDELMMVGQGATEAMWKVHRTNYTVGTPPDVLYPITGSATDWARMQGIPLTYIFELRDNGTYRFELPEDQIQPTCEEAYRGVLYIITYAHDKTFNGAVANTAVTLSGILLAAGVTGATLR is encoded by the exons ATGCTTATCTCTGTAAGGCTGAGCTTTGTGGTGCTGCTCTCAGCAGTGGGCACAGCAACAAAAGAGAG AGTGCAGTACGACCACTATAAATACCACCCTTTGACAGAG ATCACTAGCTGGATGGAACAGATGGTAAAGGATCACCCTGATGTTGTAACCGTGGTGAAATATGGAAAGACCTATGAAAGCAGGGATATTAGCTTGCTCAAG ATTGGCCTGAATactggaaaggaaaagaaagctaTCTGGATGGACTGTGGAATACATGCCAGAGAATGGATCGCTCCAGCCTTCTGCCAGTACTTTGTTAGAGAG ATTCTGCAGACATACAAAACAGATGCCAAAATGGAACAGATGATGAAGAACGTGGACTTCTACGTCACTCCAGTGCTCAATATAGACGGCTACATCTACACGTGGGAAAATAAGACA ACTCGACTGTGGAGGAAGAACAGGTCACCAGGTCCTGAGGACTGCAGCTGCTATGGCACCGATCTCAACCGCAACTTTGATGCCAACTGGGGAA CTATTGGGGTTTCATTTAACTGCTGCTCAAAATTCTACCCTGGAAGCAAAGCTATGTCTGAGCTCGAGACCAGGGCTGTAACTGACTTTGTAAGAAGCCGAAAGGACAGCTTCCTGTGTTTCCTCAACATCCACTCCTATGGCCAGATGCTCCTGATTCCCTACGGACACCCCAACTACACCGCTCCCAACTATGATGAACTG ATGATGGTTGGTCAGGGAGCAACAGAAGCAATGTGGAAGGTTCACCGAACAAACTACACTGTAGGAACCCCGCCCGATGTATTAT ACCCCATAACTGGTTCAGCCACTGACTGGGCTCGGATGCAGGGGATCCCTTTAACTTACATCTTTGAGCTGAGAGACAATGGGACATACAGGTTTGAGCTTCCTGAGGATCAGATCCAGCCTACATGCGAGGAGGCCTACAGAGGAGTTTTGTACATCATCACCTACGCCCACGACAAGACGTTTAACGGTGCTGTAGCCAACACTGCTGTGACCCTTTCCGGCATACTGTTAGCAGCAGGTGTCACTGGAGCCACCCTGAGATGA